The genome window GGAGAGTGGAGTTGAgcctttttttttatttattcaacaTCACTCTGTcgagggaaatatagtattatttCTAATAAAGagatctacatatatttcaggattttGTATATCCctagaaataatcagaattcatttaaacattacagttttgaaaacatagcttgtccaaaaaagtGATCTCTCTGGGTATGGGGTAAGTTGATCcacgggacagggtaagttaagctcctacacatttctgtactgaatggaatattaccactaccttttttAAACCATGtgtatctttatttcccaaacacaattgcTTTTTTGTCTTTTTAATAATTCTAAGCATCTTTTAACACAGGTTTAACACCTCACAAACATTTGGTACTTTTTTAAAAACACTTAACATAGGCCAGGTCCTGTTGTTACCTCAGATCCCAGTGATAATACATtgcatggccattggctcaacttaccctaaggcatacattttgactatattagccccaTACAGCTACAACGATGCACTTTCATGTTAGGTTGAAGACTGCATATTAAAGCTTATAGATACTCTAACTGATGTAATAACGATCgtaaaatgatctactttggtttagatgcaagcatcatgaaacctctaacgcaataaattcatttgacttggtgatttaaaaaaaatcacctaacttgcttaccactttttccatgtggtttcttccttcacagactgaaATGATCACAGTCTCCATGAaatcttcctaaatatttggtcaaatgatTCATTTTTGCTTATGGTTTCGTAGAAACAAGGGAGTCTCAACatacccctttggctcaacttaccccccACCACAGGTCCATTGCTTTGGTATTTAGTTTTCTGTGTTTTTATAACAAAATGGTACATTTCCGAAATGACCTAAAATGCATTAAAAGCTATGTGTATTTATTGTTGCATAAACAACGATTGGTGTCTCGGGATTGAATTGCCAAATAAGTATGTTTTTTAATGTAAAAAGATTGATTGATTATTTTGGGACTGGTTGAAACCGGGTTCtgttcacacacaaaaaaaatgctgAGTTGTTTGGTTGATCCAACAGCTGGGTTGCAGGCATTGggtcatttattattattatatttatttttttaactgcttggctattgatgctgggttattgagataTGGATCGTATAGTTATTTTTCACCACCCGTGAGAGTAGATGTCATTCCagttcatctgttctgttgtattgttatCCCATGTTAAGGTTGAACACTGATAAACTTGTGTAAGCCTCATTAAAGCTTAAAAAGTATGTTGGGATATGGAAATATTCAGGTTATGAATTTTAtgtaatgtgcaaaaaatattcaAAGAAAATAGAAATTTGCAGTGTATATACttaacatgatgaacaggaatgacatttactttAACTGGTGGCCAAAAATAATGATCTGAAAGCTGCCACGCCTCCTGAAAAGAACCTAAGGATTACAGCTGATGGTTAAAAATAAACCAACTGATGAAAATTTTAAAAAAGTgtctgatccttaagaggttATTAAATTAACCCATGTTTGGGTAAAGGGCCCAGAAGTGTTTTTGGGTGAACTTCCCCTTTTAATACTCCATTTTCTTTTTACATGTTATTGTCAATGAAGAGAATAGGTTATCATAAATGTCCACTTGATTCTCAACCCTTTACTAAGGTAACACATGAGTGATGTCTGCATTTTCAGGTCTTCTAGGTGAGCTTGCTGTGTGTAAAAATAAACTAAAATCCAATCTGAAGAGGaaatgtgaatgtgtgtttgagGGGAtagctaaacaaggaaacccaactcTTCTCAacaagatctacacagagctctacatcacagagggtggaagtgGAGAGGTCAATAAAGAACACGaggtgagacagattgagacaacatcCAAGAGACCAGCAGCACAAGAAAAAGCAATCAAATGCAACGACATCTTTGAATCCTTACCTGGACAAGACAAACCTATCAGAACTGTGTTGAcgaagggagtcgctggcatcgGGAAAACGATCTCTGTGCaaaagttcattctggactgggctgaaggaagagCAAATCACAATATCCAATTAATCTTTCCTCTaccttttcgggagctgaatttgatgaaagataAGAAATACAGCTTGATGGGACTTCTTCATCACTTTTTCAATGAAACCGCGGAATCTGAAATCTCTAACTTTGACAAATGCAAGGTTCTGTTTgcctttgatggtctggatgagtgtcgaCTTCCTCTAGACTTCAACAACAATGAGGGCTGTTGTGATGTCACAGAATCAACCTCAGTGGACGTGCTGCTGACAAACCTAATCAAGGgcaatctgcttccctctgctctcctctggataacctcCAGACCTGCAGCTGCCAATCAGATCCCACCTGAGtatgttgaccaggtgacagaggtacgagggttcaatgacccacagaaggaggagtacttcaagaagagattcagtgatgagaacctggccagcagaatcatcacacacatgaagacatcaaggagcctctaCATCATGTGCCACATCCCAGTCTTCAGTTGGATCTCTGCCACAGTTCTAGAGAAACTGTTGGGAGAAGCACAGAGTggagagatgcccaagactctgactgaaaTGTACAACCACTTCCTGATCTGCAACATACTGCGTAAAACACAGAAATATCCAGAGGGACCAGAGAAAGCTGAGACGgattcacagatgaaagcagatgCAGAGATGATTCTAAAACTGGGGAAACTAGCCTTTCAACAGCTGGAGAAAGGCAATCTGATCTTCTATGAGGAAGACCTGAGAGAGTGTAGCATCGATGTCACAGAAGCTTCAGTGTACTCGGGAGTGTGCACACAGATCTTCAGAGAGGAGAGTGGGCTGTACCAGGAGAAGGTGTACTGCTTTGTGCATCTCAGCCTCCAAGAATTTCTTGCTGCTCTGTATGTGTTTGTCACATTCAACAATGACAATGTAAATCTAATGGCAGAACCTGAAACCACTACCAGAAAACTTCAGATGTCTGAAGACACGTCTGCAACCATCCTCCACAAGAGTGCTGTTGACAAGGCCTTACAGAGTGAGAATGgacacctggacctgttcctccgcttccttctcgGCCTCTCAATGGAGTCCAATCACACTCACTTACTAGACCTATTGATACAGACAAGAAACCGCTCACAGAATAATGAggaaacagtcaagtacatcaaggagaagatcaggcaAAATCTCTCTCCAGAGaggtgcatcaatctgttccactgtctgaacgaactgaatgaccattctctagtggaagagatccaaagctaccttagctcaggaagtctctcagaagCCGAACtctcacctgcacagtggtcagctctggtttTTGTGTTACTGACTTCAGAAGAGGAGCTGGAGGTGTTTGACCTGAAAAAATACTCAaaatcagaggaaggtcttcttaggctgctgccagtggtcaaagcctccagtaCAGCTCTGTAAGTATACATATATGAAACAATATTTTGTTTGAAAATAGAAACAGATTTCATAAGGTATCTGAGAAAGTAGTTTTGTTTGGCAGATATTTTAATGTAAACTAGAAAGAGTAGAGGTCCAATAATCGATCCCTGTGGAATACCACATTTGATCTCAAGAGGAGTAGGTAGGGTAGTACAAAGCGTGATATTGTGTTGTATTCATATTCCCATTGTATAGGCTGAATGGATGCAATCTTACAGAGCGATGCTGTGAACCATTAGCCTCACTTCTCAGCTCAACCTCTTCACAGCTGAGAGTGCTTGACTTGACTGACAACAACCTGAAGGATTctggagtgaagctgctctctgctggactggagagtCCACACTGTAAACTAGAGAAACTGAGGTCAGTACTTCTCCCATTTGTGCATAAATGAACATAACCTTGAGCTGTAGCAGCCTTTCACATGGTATGGATAATACTTGGGATGTCACAGAACCAATAGGTCTATTTCTAAGCGAGACCAGTCTTTTTGCAGGTTGTCATTCTGTgtggtcacagaggaaggctgttcGTCATTGGCTTCAGCTCTGAGAACAAACCCCTCCCATCTgaaagagctggacctgagctacaatcacccaggtgATTTTGGAGTGAAACTGCTCACTGCTGTACGAGGGGATCCAAACTGCAGACTGAAGAAACTCAGGTAGAAATGTAATTGATGTTAATCGTAGAACTAAAGTTGATGAATGTACTTTTTTGACACAACTACTGTGAACAATTGTATGATATTGAAAGATATCTTTTGTATTTTTGAATAGACAAAACATACCCTATGATTCTAATGGTGTCTCACACCCTAAAATATGGTGGTGTTCTGTTTTGTCACAGTGTGGAACATAATGAAGAGTGTTATTTGAAATCAGCACTCAAGAAATGTAAGTCTTGGTTGCAGTGAAGAATGACTATATTTAAGTCTTGAAATTTGGACAAAACTCTTAACCTTACTTCATCCAGTTTTTATTCTACCTATTCAGATTTGAGGTGCAAATCTGTTGTCTTACGTTAAATGTGTATTTGTGTCTCTATCAGATGCCTGTGAGTTGACCCTGGACCCCAACACAGCACACAACGACATGACTCTATCTGAGAAGAACAGGAAAGTGACACGGCTTGAAGATGAGCAGTCGTATCCTTATCACCCAGAGAGGTTTCTGTTCTGGAAACAAGTGCTGTGCAGAGAgcgtctgactgggcgctgttactgggaggtggaatgGAGAGGCCTAGAGGCTCACATAGGAGTGGCTTACCATGGACTTGACAGGCAAGGACGGGGTGATGAGTGTGGgcttggatacaatgacaagtcctgggcTCTCAGTTGTTATAAAAACTACTTCACTACCAGGTATGATAAGACTCCCACTACCATTCCTATCCCTCCTTCCAGCAccaacagagtaggagtgtatctggactggtcggccggcactctgtccttctatagtgtctcctctgacacactgacccacctgcacACATTCCACACCACATTCATTGAGCCACTCTACCTAGGAATTCGGCTTTGGTGTCATGATTCCGCAGTGTCCCTGTGCCAGATAGAATAGCCTGTTCCTACAATTCATCTAAGTCCTCTCCCTGCCCATATTTAGAGTCCCTGCCCAGTAAGCCTCCAGCACACCTCCCCcttgaaaataaaaaacaaacatcTACCTTGCCTTTCTTGCACTAACACTCAcacggggcggcagcgtagcctagtggttggagcattggactagtaaccgaaaggttgcaagttcgaatccccgagctaacaaggtaaaaatctgtcgttctgccccgaacaaggcactgttcctaggcagtcattgaaaataagaatttgttcttaactgacttgccctgttaaataaaggtaaaaaataaataaaacacttgtcttttcttactagcactgactttgctgatagctgttTTTAAAAgttttacttactatgactgtgatatgtggttgtcttagctactgtcatgatgttggcctgtgggtaaggtttatgacccccccataaatacctttctcccttcccctctctttctgaccctactgaaggactgttgaatagcctttattaaatatagagtctgggaacatcaaacaaatggggaaaaggaaccatattttgataataaaaccagttggaaatatgctttggaacttaatgagtatggatgtcagttcggttgtcatctgagacattatgactgatgacaggatgacataaactgtacctgggaaagtatacaccctctagttatcagagtcacatggaattgttatgcaattgaaatgtttgatattgaaattgtttgttaggagattaaatgtaattttagcttctaattgagagaattgggttttcataaggaaagtgccctgcttgatcagtggcccgcccctgtgaagagacgggtcataaacgatgaaacacatcctcctcccctcgccactatataagacaatgacacaatgtCACCGGAAGTTccactacgtgaggtctgcagcctctgcgttacaaggacacacatgtcaagtacagaactaagccaacctcggtgtgagctttggttgtgaatggtatgaactttgaacttattcactacagaagtgatacttcctagctgttgagttagcagcggccgctgtagacgtgggctaggaaaggatggacggcggatccagtctaacacagacgaagataccacaacgtatccaatttaccaccagagacattcttccgaggacaggaagatctctcttGGCCAACCCGGCCTactatctacgaccaatctaccgaagcgcagctcagagtaaatatttattgcattttccttttccaaatgggcggtaatttagaatgcataagattctgtatttacgatagcatagctgtttctgtgttcctcagtcttcccgctctttcattcaagcccaatcCCCTTTCTTTGTGCAACAAGCCGCCATGTCGGCTCCATCCACCAGGGCCGTTTTCTgcatgacatcatttgtattctgtgtatatgtaattctgtgtgattagttaggtatttagtaaataaataattaaacacaattttgtattgctgattgaaCTTGTTAGCCaaggttcgtgaagataaccaagaatttacaactttcattatgagactgaaaataaaatgaGGATTAATAttgacggctatcgatgtaaaatattaaagtctttaagagtttattcggaagataacggctctataaacattcttccgtggtgtcccgactttctagttaattacatttacatgattagcgaatcaggtgatattaattacagagaaaggattttatagaatagcatgtcatatcacttaatccggcatagccaaagacacgacactaccttaagatgaatgcacaaactgtaagtcgctctggataagagcgtctgctaaatgcctaAATGGAGATGTACAATTCGCTGAGCCCCTCTATGCAGGGTTTAGGTCTGGCGTCATGGCTCTGTGTCTGTGCCATGTAGAATAACCTCCTGTTCCTACAAGTCAGAGTAACAGCCACGTCTTCAGGGAGATCCACTTAAAAGTTATACATGTATCTATTTATTATTCTTTCTCATGTTCAGAATCAATACTCTGTAAATGTTTATTTTAATGTAAGTAgtctacatactgtgtgtgttattCATTGAAGCATGTCATCTGTACTAAGTAATGTGATGTATGTCGGCAATACAGTCTGCAACTTGAAAAATAAATACTGTATCTAACAGCATACATATGAATTTATCTTACATTGTACTTAAATATCATTTATTTTACGGGCAATAAAGTGTGTATTGTTTCATTCTATGTCCTGTCTTTGTCATGTAAAGTCCTGTTCTCATGTACACTATATTCTGCTGTAAGTAAAACTAGCTTTTCAGGATTCTGACTTCGCTGTGTTTGTTCTGATGCCTCAGTCATAATAGTAACCACAGAAATATAATGAATCGAAATATAGCTGCGAGCAGCAATGAACAGGGTTCACAGGATGACAGAAAGGACACCAGATCAGTTGGGTAACAAAGCGAGCACTATCATGTAGGAACTTTCTTCCTTAATGTGCAATCAGTGAAACATTACCATGTTTCTCTCAAATCGTTGAGATTTACTTTACTGAAATCAAAGGTGTATTTATATTGTTGGAGCACAATCGTAATGTATATATGTCCATCTTATAAAGACAACATAAAAAAAGAATGGTTTACTTAAGAGGTTTACTTTGATGAAATCAAAGGCATATTTATGATAGTGTTGGAGCACAATCCTTTGTacaacaaacattcacacactAACTATAGCAATTGGTTTATAATTTAAGACCTAATCACAGCGATAAGAATAAAATGTTAGTCTTTGTTCAACATTTACACAAAATAGATAAATGGCAATGTATGCACAGTAATGTAATAGAATGAAAGTAACTGTGAAATAAGCACAAATCAAACAGGAGTCCAATCCACTTCACTCACATGGACAGAttatttgtgttgtgtaatgtatatGGATACTGCTCTAGTCCTCCAAATAACTTACTGATAGAGGAAATTTAGGAAATTCTTAAATGTCTTCTGAGAAAATATCCATCCAGTCAGATTATAGTTGGTGGAGATTTTAATATGGTTTATAataatgagactgatagattGCCCCATAGGCCTAACATTGGTGTGAACAAATTGATGAATTTCTGCCAAAGCCTGGACGTAATTGACATATGGAGAGTTAAAACCCCTGTAGAGAAACAATACATATGGAGTAATAGAGATCATTCACTACAATCAAGAATTGACTTGTGGGTGATAACCTCTAGTCTTGAGCCCAACACTGTAGAGGTAAAAATACTGCCTGCAGACCTGACGATCATAAAGTCATATGGCTGACTGTAAAAATGTGCAGTAATGATGATAAATACTCTGGTGGTTATTGGAAATTAAATAACTCATTGTTATTGCATGATTTAAATGTGATTAAGAATCTAATTTCTGTTTTTACTGGAATTTAGCTACATCTAATGCAGAatatgggaaatattgggaacTGCTGAAATTTTAAATTCGCTCAGCCTGTATTACTTACGAAAAACGGCTTGCTTTAAGGAGGAGATGTGAGGTAGCTGAACTCTTAAGACAAATGTGAATATCACAGAGATTGAGCATCTTGATCTTAATGAAAAAGctaaaaatgtaattatttacAGAATCAACTAGATACATTTTATAAGGAAAAGGATAAGATCCAGAAAgcaggccggagagggagcacacatgcCAGGCTAGAAAAAGGCAAAAAGTAGACACTTTTTTTAtttggaaaagaggagaggagaactcaACACACTTTGGAAACTTAAGATGAACGGGGTTACGACTGAGGATAGAGAGTTGTTATCAGACTTTACCACTAAGGTTTATGAGAATATTTACTCCTTAGATAACACTTTGAGTGACTCTAAGGATCTCCTTGATTCTATAGAGAACGTTCATTCGGTTAGTGAAGAATTCAATCGGTCTTGTTGTCAAGATTTATCCATTATGGACATCCAATATGGGGTTGCTCAATTAACAAATAACAAATCTCCAGTTTGTGATGGAATAACCTCTGAATTTTAAAAAACCTTCTCAGAAGAAATAGCACAATTTTTACTTGAAACCTTTAAGAAGGCTTTAaagaagggagaactacctgcctctctgaagcAAGGGGTTATTACTCTTATACCAAAACCACACAAGGATCTCTTAAATATTGATAATTGGTGTGCTATCACACTCCTAAATAACGACTACAAAATTATAGCCTCAATCTTTGCGAAAAGGTTAAAGTCTTGCTTGAATGATCTGATTGATGAATGTCAATCAGGGTTTATGAAAGGGCGACATATATCTAATAATCTGAGACTGGTGTTAGACTTGGTTGAGTATTGTGATCTGTTGGATGACTTCCCTGTTTTCTTATTTTTGgattttcagaaagcatttgatattgtaagtcacaattttatctttgattgtcttaagcatttgaagtttggtcatttttgttgttgatgctATTAGAACTCTGCATAATGGTGGCAATAGCTGTATCAAACTGTCATGGAACATCAAGGtttaacatttacaaaggaataTGACAAGGTTGTCCAATctcaccttttttatttttgttagtatCTTAAATCTTATGCTCATTAGTTTATCAAAGTCAATTTGAAGGCATTACATTCCAGAGAGATCAAGATATCCCAACTGGTAGATGACAcctcactttttttttaaatgtgtcacAAGCAAGATTAGCATTGGATATTGTGAAACAGTTCTCCAAATTCTCAGGTTTGGT of Salmo salar chromosome ssa01, Ssal_v3.1, whole genome shotgun sequence contains these proteins:
- the LOC106593433 gene encoding NLR family CARD domain-containing protein 3 isoform X1, with product MSLSGEKEKSGTTKRSLSGDREEGGTASKMSLCGELDSTNVTESPIQKERPVSPVPSCLSLKSDKSMGHPIEFQRRDVSTDHKIQMERPDSSTPSCVSMQSVKSIGHPIEFRDITIRQRDQKERSESEVPSGQSAPSHQTDLSSIFRLVEKNAIALVKRELKKFKKILCPDLPECFESQTKDKELVDAEDVEQESIPREGALKITLHILRKINQKELADTLENSLLGELAVCKNKLKSNLKRKCECVFEGIAKQGNPTLLNKIYTELYITEGGSGEVNKEHEVRQIETTSKRPAAQEKAIKCNDIFESLPGQDKPIRTVLTKGVAGIGKTISVQKFILDWAEGRANHNIQLIFPLPFRELNLMKDKKYSLMGLLHHFFNETAESEISNFDKCKVLFAFDGLDECRLPLDFNNNEGCCDVTESTSVDVLLTNLIKGNLLPSALLWITSRPAAANQIPPEYVDQVTEVRGFNDPQKEEYFKKRFSDENLASRIITHMKTSRSLYIMCHIPVFSWISATVLEKLLGEAQSGEMPKTLTEMYNHFLICNILRKTQKYPEGPEKAETDSQMKADAEMILKLGKLAFQQLEKGNLIFYEEDLRECSIDVTEASVYSGVCTQIFREESGLYQEKVYCFVHLSLQEFLAALYVFVTFNNDNVNLMAEPETTTRKLQMSEDTSATILHKSAVDKALQSENGHLDLFLRFLLGLSMESNHTHLLDLLIQTRNRSQNNEETVKYIKEKIRQNLSPERCINLFHCLNELNDHSLVEEIQSYLSSGSLSEAELSPAQWSALVFVLLTSEEELEVFDLKKYSKSEEGLLRLLPVVKASSTALLNGCNLTERCCEPLASLLSSTSSQLRVLDLTDNNLKDSGVKLLSAGLESPHCKLEKLRLSFCVVTEEGCSSLASALRTNPSHLKELDLSYNHPGDFGVKLLTAVRGDPNCRLKKLSVEHNEECYLKSALKKYACELTLDPNTAHNDMTLSEKNRKVTRLEDEQSYPYHPERFLFWKQVLCRERLTGRCYWEVEWRGLEAHIGVAYHGLDRQGRGDECGLGYNDKSWALSCYKNYFTTRYDKTPTTIPIPPSSTNRVGVYLDWSAGTLSFYSVSSDTLTHLHTFHTTFIEPLYLGIRLWCHDSAVSLCQIE
- the LOC106593433 gene encoding NLR family CARD domain-containing protein 3 isoform X2; this encodes MSAFSGLLGELAVCKNKLKSNLKRKCECVFEGIAKQGNPTLLNKIYTELYITEGGSGEVNKEHEVRQIETTSKRPAAQEKAIKCNDIFESLPGQDKPIRTVLTKGVAGIGKTISVQKFILDWAEGRANHNIQLIFPLPFRELNLMKDKKYSLMGLLHHFFNETAESEISNFDKCKVLFAFDGLDECRLPLDFNNNEGCCDVTESTSVDVLLTNLIKGNLLPSALLWITSRPAAANQIPPEYVDQVTEVRGFNDPQKEEYFKKRFSDENLASRIITHMKTSRSLYIMCHIPVFSWISATVLEKLLGEAQSGEMPKTLTEMYNHFLICNILRKTQKYPEGPEKAETDSQMKADAEMILKLGKLAFQQLEKGNLIFYEEDLRECSIDVTEASVYSGVCTQIFREESGLYQEKVYCFVHLSLQEFLAALYVFVTFNNDNVNLMAEPETTTRKLQMSEDTSATILHKSAVDKALQSENGHLDLFLRFLLGLSMESNHTHLLDLLIQTRNRSQNNEETVKYIKEKIRQNLSPERCINLFHCLNELNDHSLVEEIQSYLSSGSLSEAELSPAQWSALVFVLLTSEEELEVFDLKKYSKSEEGLLRLLPVVKASSTALLNGCNLTERCCEPLASLLSSTSSQLRVLDLTDNNLKDSGVKLLSAGLESPHCKLEKLRLSFCVVTEEGCSSLASALRTNPSHLKELDLSYNHPGDFGVKLLTAVRGDPNCRLKKLSVEHNEECYLKSALKKYACELTLDPNTAHNDMTLSEKNRKVTRLEDEQSYPYHPERFLFWKQVLCRERLTGRCYWEVEWRGLEAHIGVAYHGLDRQGRGDECGLGYNDKSWALSCYKNYFTTRYDKTPTTIPIPPSSTNRVGVYLDWSAGTLSFYSVSSDTLTHLHTFHTTFIEPLYLGIRLWCHDSAVSLCQIE